The following are encoded together in the Geobacter sulfurreducens PCA genome:
- a CDS encoding TPM domain-containing protein, whose product MKAELFFSSAEMERIRNAVAAAEAATSGEIVTMVVAESDSYREAETLGAVLLAGLVSIAVAVVLHHVTIWTYIPLVFVLFPAARAGMRRMPRLKLPFVGRARLAEAVRERAVRAFYERGLYRTRQETGVLIFISLLEHKVWILGDRGINAKIPPGFWEGLAGELARGIREGRGCDALCAAVAGCGAELARHFPRRADDTNELTDDLMT is encoded by the coding sequence ATGAAGGCTGAATTGTTTTTTTCGTCCGCGGAAATGGAGCGAATCCGCAACGCCGTGGCTGCTGCAGAAGCGGCTACTTCAGGCGAAATTGTAACCATGGTGGTGGCTGAGAGCGACAGCTACCGGGAGGCGGAAACCCTCGGCGCGGTCCTCCTGGCCGGGCTGGTGTCGATTGCCGTTGCCGTGGTGCTCCACCATGTGACCATCTGGACCTATATCCCCCTTGTCTTTGTCCTGTTTCCGGCAGCGCGGGCAGGCATGCGCCGGATGCCGCGCCTGAAACTTCCCTTTGTCGGCAGGGCTCGCCTTGCCGAGGCCGTGCGTGAGCGGGCCGTGCGTGCGTTCTATGAGCGCGGGCTCTACCGGACCCGGCAGGAAACCGGTGTCCTCATTTTCATATCACTCCTCGAACACAAGGTCTGGATTCTGGGAGACCGGGGGATCAACGCGAAGATACCGCCGGGATTCTGGGAGGGACTGGCCGGTGAATTGGCCCGGGGGATACGGGAGGGAAGAGGCTGTGATGCCCTTTGCGCCGCTGTTGCCGGGTGCGGGGCCGAACTGGCCAGGCATTTTCCGCGCAGGGCCGACGATACGAACGAGCTGACGGATGATCTGATGACGTGA
- a CDS encoding TPM domain-containing protein, with amino-acid sequence MKRLLLAICIILFPTLVAARDVPQLHGYVNDYAGLLSPQATQRVEQILADLERSDSTQIVVLTVPSLEGDSLEEFSIRVADAWRIGQKGADNGAILLVARAERKVRIEVGRGLEGRLTDLVSGRIIRGDIAPYFRQGDYDGGILAGVSAMAAVVKGEYANAPRDLKQGKKSAPPIMGLLIFVGVACVFLGAFSRILGGLAGAVGLPLVTVLTMPGLGLVLLAGLAVAGFVAGLVLTSLFGGGGRGGGGFGGGPYLGGGFGGGYGGGWSSGGGFSGGGGGFGGGGASGDW; translated from the coding sequence ATGAAGCGCCTGCTTCTCGCCATATGCATCATTCTGTTCCCGACACTCGTTGCAGCACGCGACGTGCCGCAACTTCACGGGTACGTGAACGATTACGCCGGACTCCTGTCTCCACAGGCAACTCAACGAGTGGAGCAGATTCTGGCCGATCTTGAACGGAGCGATTCGACCCAGATTGTCGTGTTGACCGTACCCTCCCTGGAGGGGGACAGCCTTGAGGAGTTTTCCATCCGGGTGGCCGATGCCTGGCGAATCGGACAGAAAGGTGCGGACAACGGTGCCATTCTTCTGGTTGCCCGGGCCGAGCGGAAGGTGAGAATCGAGGTGGGACGGGGGCTCGAAGGACGCCTTACCGATCTTGTCTCCGGACGGATCATCCGGGGCGATATTGCCCCCTATTTCAGGCAGGGGGATTACGACGGCGGAATTCTGGCCGGAGTGTCGGCCATGGCAGCCGTAGTGAAGGGAGAGTATGCCAACGCACCGCGCGACCTCAAACAGGGGAAGAAGAGTGCCCCTCCCATCATGGGGCTGCTCATTTTCGTCGGGGTTGCCTGCGTCTTTCTCGGAGCGTTTTCCCGTATCCTCGGCGGCCTCGCCGGTGCTGTCGGGTTACCGCTGGTTACCGTGCTTACCATGCCGGGGCTCGGCCTTGTTTTGCTTGCCGGCCTTGCGGTGGCCGGATTCGTGGCCGGCCTTGTGCTTACCTCGCTGTTCGGCGGCGGTGGCAGGGGTGGAGGAGGCTTTGGCGGTGGCCCGTACCTCGGCGGTGGTTTTGGGGGAGGGTACGGTGGAGGCTGGTCGTCGGGGGGCGGTTTTTCTGGGGGCGGTGGCGGTTTCGGTGGCGGTGGAGCTTCGGGCGACTGGTGA
- a CDS encoding HlyD family secretion protein, which yields MTTEQELPDRGENREAPSAQTAPQGKGSGGKRRRAGIFLLILFVVGAVIGLRWLVHGITYISTDNAFVESHIHAVSSRVPGTVAAVYVTDNQAVKKGDLLAELDPSDYRTRVSEATAALAMARNETSGDYAQVEAARAAVDHARARLAQADLDLTRGTALLAKEVIPREQFDRLETAKRVAVAQVREAEEQMRKAQAEIGLSGSGSREARVALRDAQLATASLNLSYTKILAPADGYVTRKSVEPGNTVQAGQPLMAVVDLDDVWITANYKESQLTHMKPGQKVTFTVDAYPGRTFSGRIDSIMAGTGAAFSLLPPENATGNYVKVVQRVPVKIAVDRASDPGHLLRVGMSVVPSVDVERSLGDILHGLWPF from the coding sequence TCGGCCCAGACGGCGCCACAGGGCAAGGGGAGCGGCGGCAAACGGAGACGAGCGGGCATTTTCCTACTCATACTGTTCGTGGTTGGAGCGGTTATCGGTCTGCGCTGGCTCGTCCACGGCATAACGTACATATCCACGGACAACGCCTTCGTGGAATCCCACATCCATGCAGTATCCTCCCGGGTGCCGGGCACAGTCGCTGCGGTGTATGTCACTGACAACCAAGCCGTGAAAAAGGGGGATCTCCTTGCCGAACTGGATCCCAGCGACTACCGGACCCGGGTCAGCGAGGCCACGGCAGCCCTTGCCATGGCCCGCAACGAGACCTCGGGCGACTATGCCCAGGTGGAAGCGGCGCGTGCCGCGGTCGACCATGCCCGGGCGCGCCTGGCCCAGGCTGACCTGGATTTGACACGCGGTACGGCTTTGCTGGCAAAAGAGGTCATCCCCCGCGAACAGTTCGACCGGCTCGAGACAGCAAAGCGGGTGGCGGTGGCCCAGGTGCGCGAGGCAGAGGAGCAGATGCGCAAGGCACAGGCCGAGATCGGTCTGTCGGGAAGCGGTAGCCGCGAAGCCCGGGTGGCGCTACGCGATGCCCAACTAGCCACGGCGTCCCTCAACCTTTCCTACACGAAAATCCTGGCGCCCGCCGATGGTTACGTCACGCGCAAATCGGTGGAGCCAGGCAACACGGTCCAGGCGGGCCAGCCCCTCATGGCCGTGGTCGATCTCGATGACGTCTGGATCACTGCCAACTACAAGGAGAGCCAGCTTACCCACATGAAGCCGGGCCAGAAGGTCACCTTTACGGTTGACGCCTATCCTGGCCGCACCTTCTCGGGCAGGATCGACAGTATCATGGCAGGAACCGGCGCGGCCTTCTCGCTGTTGCCGCCCGAAAACGCCACGGGCAACTACGTGAAGGTCGTCCAGCGGGTTCCGGTCAAGATCGCCGTGGACAGGGCAAGCGATCCCGGCCACCTGTTGCGGGTGGGCATGAGCGTGGTGCCGTCGGTGGACGTGGAGCGCTCTCTGGGCGACATCCTCCACGGGCTCTGGCCGTTCTAG
- a CDS encoding MDR family MFS transporter gives MEPDTKTVNKWLITITVMLPTIMEIVDTSVANVALPHMQGSLNAGTDEITWVLTSYLVSNAVVLPMTGWFSRLFGRKRFLISCITLFTIASFLCGAAPNLTSLIFFRIVQGAAGGALIPSSQAILMETFPPRERGMANAIFGIGAMFGPIIGPALGGWITDNLNWRWIFYINIPIGILAVIMAVYFIFDPPYLRRSKLSIDWWGLGLLTVGLGALQIVLDKGQQDDWFNSSFITGASIISVLALMLLIYVELRHEHPIVNLRLFKDISFSAGNLIMFMIGFCLYSSIMLIPLFLQTLMGYDATLAGMVLAPGGVATLLTMPFVGAIISRYDGRKVVLGGLLIGATAMFLMQRFTLEASYWDFVWPRVVLGVGLAMLFVPLNTVTLMPIPKEEMGNATGMLNLMRNIGGSVGIAVAATLIARYHQFYQNVLVEQVTPYNLAAQQRLNVLAEGMQQRGMDGVTAGKAALGALYGVIQKQAGMLAYNRIFWIVGIAFLSVIPFLLLLRRPRHTGESAGTH, from the coding sequence GTGGAACCGGACACGAAAACCGTCAACAAGTGGCTCATCACCATCACGGTGATGCTGCCGACAATCATGGAGATCGTCGACACCTCCGTGGCGAACGTGGCGCTTCCCCACATGCAGGGGAGCCTCAACGCCGGCACCGACGAAATCACCTGGGTGCTCACCTCCTACCTGGTGAGCAACGCCGTGGTCCTCCCCATGACCGGCTGGTTTTCGCGACTCTTCGGCAGGAAACGGTTCCTCATCTCCTGCATCACCCTCTTCACCATTGCCTCGTTTCTCTGCGGCGCCGCGCCCAACCTGACAAGCCTCATCTTCTTCAGGATAGTCCAGGGCGCTGCTGGTGGAGCCCTGATCCCGAGCAGCCAGGCGATCCTCATGGAGACATTCCCGCCCCGGGAACGGGGAATGGCCAACGCCATCTTCGGCATCGGCGCCATGTTCGGCCCCATCATCGGCCCGGCCCTGGGGGGCTGGATCACCGACAACCTGAACTGGCGCTGGATTTTCTACATCAATATCCCCATAGGCATCCTGGCGGTGATCATGGCGGTCTACTTCATCTTCGACCCCCCCTATCTCCGCCGCTCAAAGCTGTCCATCGACTGGTGGGGGCTGGGGTTGCTGACCGTCGGACTCGGGGCGCTGCAGATCGTGCTCGACAAGGGACAGCAGGACGACTGGTTCAACTCATCCTTTATCACCGGCGCATCCATCATCTCGGTACTTGCGCTGATGCTTCTCATCTATGTGGAGCTCAGGCACGAGCACCCCATCGTCAACCTGCGCCTGTTCAAGGACATTTCCTTTTCCGCAGGCAATCTGATCATGTTCATGATCGGGTTCTGCCTCTACAGCTCGATCATGCTGATCCCCCTCTTCCTCCAGACGCTCATGGGCTACGATGCAACCCTGGCGGGAATGGTCCTGGCCCCAGGGGGGGTGGCCACCCTGCTGACCATGCCGTTCGTGGGGGCGATCATCTCACGCTACGATGGCCGAAAAGTGGTCTTGGGAGGGCTTCTGATTGGAGCGACCGCCATGTTCCTCATGCAACGGTTCACCCTGGAGGCATCCTACTGGGACTTCGTTTGGCCGCGCGTGGTCCTCGGCGTGGGGCTCGCCATGCTGTTCGTTCCCCTCAATACCGTGACCCTCATGCCGATTCCCAAGGAAGAGATGGGGAACGCCACCGGCATGCTCAACCTGATGCGCAATATCGGCGGCAGTGTGGGCATCGCCGTCGCGGCCACTCTTATTGCCCGGTATCACCAGTTTTACCAGAATGTCCTGGTGGAACAGGTAACGCCATACAATCTTGCGGCACAACAACGGCTCAACGTGCTCGCGGAAGGGATGCAACAGCGGGGAATGGATGGGGTGACCGCAGGGAAAGCTGCGCTCGGAGCACTCTACGGTGTTATTCAGAAACAGGCGGGGATGCTGGCATACAACCGGATATTCTGGATCGTGGGGATCGCCTTTCTCAGCGTGATCCCTTTTCTGCTGCTTCTGCGACGCCCACGTCACACGGGCGAATCCGCGGGGACGCACTGA